In one Siniperca chuatsi isolate FFG_IHB_CAS linkage group LG14, ASM2008510v1, whole genome shotgun sequence genomic region, the following are encoded:
- the nup98 gene encoding nuclear pore complex protein Nup98-Nup96 isoform X4, producing the protein MFNKSFGTPFGGGTGGFGTSSTFGQQNAGFGTTGGFGTSAFGATSNAGGLFGPTQNKPGGLFGSSTFSQPATSSTSTGFGFGAASGTSTSLFGSTGTGAAGGLFSQQNNAFGAAKPTSFGSFGTSTSSGGLFGATNTTSNPFGGTASLFGGSGFSAAQQPGTTVKFNPPTGSDTMVKAGVTTSINTKHQCITAMKEYENKSLEELRLEDYQAGRKGPTNPMAAGTGSLFGPATATSSATTGLFGSSAPNASFSFGQNKSTFGPATAAGSFGTTAGGLFGQQPPQQAGSLFKPFGQATTTQSTGFSFGNTNTMGQTNTSSMGLFGNTAAAQPAGGLFGAAQTSTATGFGTATGLFGQTNTGFGNVATQQSLFGNKTAGFGTTTTSAPSFGTGTGTGLFGNKPALALGAGTNTSTFGFGANPAAGSLFGNKPATGGLGTGLGTSFGTAVGTGQMSLFGNNQNKLGATLGTMGTFGATGFNSGASTLGFGAPQQPVALTDPSAAAAQQAMLQQQLSGLAYSPYGDSPLFRNQLSDPKKKEERLKPTNPTAQKALTTPTHYKLTPRPATRVRPKALTSSGASKSQLFDGLDDDEPSLTNGAFVPRKSIKKLVLKNLNSSQYSSPINKETDDLASPSEYPQNGHSHMEEEEELREVPGPSSRADDDPEVTQFYVNPIAKPIPHGRAQTSLQDTICDLNMHKPARNGLELSSEDVSASLGEESLQEEREEEQQESQQSPHPAGIVLNRVGYYTIPSMEDLAEMVDENGECVVENFTVGRKGYGSIFFPGEVNVTGLNLDEIVHFRRKEVIVYPDDKNKPPEGEGLNRRAEVTLDGVWPNDKTTCTQIRSPERLAEMNYEGRLEKASRKQGARFLEYRPETGSWVFEVAHFSKYGLQDSDEEEDVPPKTDPKKLKTMMILPPSRLQQALHSSQQQAAPQAQSTVGVDHPGGVAELDSDMADITQSFPTESMLGGEDDSDLLAGEMDTTGGKLGGLIPAEHDGVSASSNIASSLGINPHTLQIMKASLFAEDEEESDMFQDPGAMKVAANVSSPRLVVPGAQSRHSVGGLLQARFTSGLLSQLSDSPRPPLSRASPAAAEPSRPLHWAGPGPSSFLLPPPTPEPSVRTVGVRRLGGPVPLKESVTRGKGSLLMDAGLFAGRSFRVGWGPGWTLAHCGHLLSSPLAKNLDHQEPIAKTDFSFLPKPARSKPLTESPYKVVLEQLVGLEPPAVKISEEEEEEESQAVLQRPLEICLKHSTVDTTDASACPLVRPQAGVAALHEYAEWITELNHQQGDADPLLAHWAEVWTLCEALWGRLGPADQEPDVETHSEYEQQLERRRTFSAWLSRGATCRVEEEVALAGKGRHTEAIFSYLTGNRISEACRLAQKEGDHRLSLLLSQAMGSQYCRDLLALQLADWNRMQTDCYLPEERLRIFALLAGKPVWQSSDSVVNVCSELDWKRCVAVHLWFMLPPTASVADALAKYEAAFQGSCEGGKYACAPLPPYLEAEQPDMEEEEEESKRPLHDLCFHLLKLYSDRHYSLQQLLDPLTVTWERLDYRLSWHLWGVLQALHYSHLSASRQGLLHASYAAQLESAGLWHMAVFILLHIPDHPQRERAVRELLTLHCPLQETDESVQRERFLTERLLIPEQWIHEAKAVRARRDADRHQEALHLYRAGYWSQCHRLLIQHLASDCIINDNHDYLLEFLEGLAVPEHSATIQDWDTAGRVYLDYIRVIKTLQGIQQMENAGYELERLYTDVTSLCSRIELLPCSTARDRLAQSEMAKRVANILRVVLSLQQGDAASDSLSIPLAQLAPHITRLPMPEDYTLEELRGLTQSYLRQLIVSQ; encoded by the exons ATGTTCAACAAGTCATTTGGTACTCCCTTTGGTGGAGGGACGGGGGGGTTCGGCACCTCATCGACCTTTGGTCAGCAAA ACGCAGGTTTTGGGACAACAGGAGGCTTTGGGACGTCTGCCTTCGGGGCCACCAGCAACGCTGGAGGACTGTTTGGTCCCACACAGAATAAACCTG GTGGTCTGTTTGGGTCCAGTACATTCAGCCAGCCGGCAACTTCCTCCACCAGCACCGGCTTCGGTTTTGGTGCGGCGAGCGGCACTTCGACCAGCCTGTTCGGCAGCACCGGAACGGGCGCCGCCGGCGGGCTCTTCTCCCAGCAGAACAATGCTTTCGGTGCCGCCAAACCCACCTCTTTTGGAA GCTTTGGGACGAGCACCAGCAGTGGCGGGCTGTTTGGGGCAACCAACACCACCTCCAACCCTTTTGGTGGAACGGCCTCCCTTTTTGGAGGCTCGGGGTTCTCCGCCGCGCAGCAGCCGGGAACAACTGTAAAATTCAAC cctccaacaggaagtgacacaaTGGTGAAAGCAGGCGTGACCACGAGCATCAACACCAAGCACCAGTGCATCACAGCCATGAAGGAGTATGAGAACAAATCCCTGGAG GAGTTGAGGCTGGAGGACTACCAGGCGGGCAGGAAGGGCCCGACCAACCCGATGGCTGCGGGGACGGGCAGTCTCTTTGGACCGGCCACGGCCACGTCCAGTGCCACCACCGGCCTGTTCGGCTCCTCCGCTCCCAACGCCAGCTTCTCCTTCGGACAGAACAAGAGCACCTTCGGACCAGCAA CAGCTGCCGGCAGTTTCGGCACGACGGCAGGCGGTCTGTTCGGCCAGCAGCCCCCGCAACAAGCCGGCAGCCTCTTCAAGCCGTTCGGTCAGGCCACCACCACACAGAGCACCGGCTTCTCCTTCGGCAACACCAACACTATGGGACAGACCAACACCAGCAGCATG GGTTTGTTTGGGAACACGGCGGCGGCTCAGCCGGCGGGGGGGTTGTTCGGCGCTGCTCAGACGAGCACCGCCACCGGCTTTGGGACGGCCACCGGGCTGTTCGGCCAAACTAACACTGGATTTGGGAACGTCGCCACACAG CAGAGTTTATTCGGTAATAAGACGGCCGGGTTtggcaccaccaccaccagcgcCCCGTCCTTTGGCACCGGCACCGGCACCGGGCTGTTTGGCAACAAGCCCGCCCTCGCGCTGGGCGCTGGAACCAACACCTCCACCTTCG GTTTTGGTGCAAACCCCGCTGCAGGGAGTCTGTTTGGGAACAAGCCGGCCACTGGAGGACTGGGGACTGGACTGGGAACCAGCTTCGGAACAG CAGTGGGCACAGGACAGATGTCTCTGTTTGGGAATAACCAGAACAAACTGGGCGCCACGCTGGGAACGATGGGAACGTTCGGAGCGACTGGATTCAACAGCGGAGCCAGCACCCTGGGCTTTGGAGCTCCACAGCAACCCGTCG CGCTCACAGATCCGAGCGCGGCGGCCGCTCAGCAGGCCATgcttcagcagcagctcagcGGCCTGGCGTACTCGCCGTACGGAGACTCGCCGCTGTTCAGAAATCAGCTGTCGGACCccaagaagaaagaggag CGTCTGAAACCAACCAATCCGACGGCCCAGAAGGCTCTGACCACTCCCACTCACTACAAGCTGACCCCTCGACCTGCGACCAGAGTCCGCCCCAAAGCGCTGACGTCATCGGGGGCCTCCAAGTCGCAGCTCTTCGACGGCCTGGATGATGACGAGCCCTCGCTCACCAACGGAGCCTTCGTACCCAG GAAGAGCATCAAGAAACTTGTGCTGAAGAACCTGAACAGCAGTCAGTACAGCAGTCCAATCAACAAAGAGACAGACGACCTCGCCTCACCTTCGGAGTATCCGCAGAACGGACACAG TCatatggaggaggaggaggagctgagggaggTGCCGGGCCCCAGCAGCCGGGCAGACGACGACCCGGAGGTCACCCAGTTCTACGTCAACCCCATCGCCAAGCCGATCCCTCACGGGCGCGCCCAGACCAGCCTGCAGGACACCATCTGCGACCTCAACATGCACAAACCGGCCAGGAACGGGCTGGAG CTGAGCAGCGAGGACGTGTCAGCGTCTCTGGGGGAGGAGTctctgcaggaggagagagaggaggagcagcaggagtcCCAACAGTCTCCTCACCCAGCAG GCATCGTTCTGAACCGCGTCGGATATTACACCATCCCGTCTATGGAGGATCTGGCTGAGATGGTGGACGAAAACGGAGAGTGCGTGGTGGAGAACTTCACTGTTGGCAGGAAAG GCTACGGCTCCATCTTCTTCCCCGGCGAGGTGAACGTGACGGGGCTGAACCTCGACGAGATTGTCCACTTCAGACGCAAAGAGGTCATCGTGTACCCGGACGACAAAAACAAGCCGCCAGAGGGGGAGGGGCTTAACAG GCGGGCAGAGGTGACTCTGGACGGCGTTTGGCCAAACGACAAGACGACCTGCACTCAGATCAGGAGCCCCGAGCGTCTGGCTGAGATGAACTACGAGGGTCGGCTGGAGAAAGCCTCGCGCAAACAGGGAGCCCGTTTCCTGGAGTACAGACCTGAGACCGGATCCTGGGTGTTCGAG gtGGCCCATTTCTCCAAATATGGCCTCCAGGACTCTGACGAGGAGGAGGACGTCCCGCCCAAAACCGACCCCAAGAAGCTGAAGACGATGATGATCCTTCCTCCCTCCAGGCTGCAGCAGGCACTTCACTCCTCCCAGCAGCAGGCGGCGCCACAGGCTCAG tcCACTGTTGGCGTGGATCACCCGGGCGGCGTGGCGGAGTTAGACAGCGACATGGCCGACATCACCCAGAGCTTCCCGACAGAGAGCATGCTGGGAGGAGAGGATGACAGCGACCTGCTGGCGGGGGAGATGGACACGACGGGCGGGAAGCTCGGAGGTTTGATCCCTGCGGAGCACGACGGCGTCTCCGCGTCCAGCAACATAGCGTCCTCGCTGGGGATCAACCCGCACACCCTCCAG ATCATGAAGGCGTCTCTGTTTGctgaggacgaggaggagagcGACATGTTCCAGGATCCGGGAGCGATGAAGGTTGCCGCTAACGTCTCATCCCCTCGCCTCGTCGTGCCGGGAGCTCAGAGCCGACACTCCG tgggTGGTCTCCTTCAGGCTCGTTTTACCTCTGGCCTCCTCTCCCAGCTGTCGGACTCTCCCCGCCCTCCTCTGTCCCGGGCGTCTCCGGCAGCCGCCGAACCCTCCCGGCCGCTGCACTGGGCCGGGCCGGGCCCCTCATCCTTCCTGCTCCCCCCCCCAACTCCAGAGCCTTCGGTCAGGACGGTGGGCGTCCGGCGGCTGGGCGGCCCCGTCCCCCTCAAAGAGTCGGTCACTCGGGGGAAG GGGAGTTTGTTGATGGACGCTGGGCTGTTTGCGGGCCGTTCCTTTCGGGTGGGGTGGGGTCCCGGCTGGACGCTGGCACACTGCGGCCACCTGCTGAGCTCACCGCTGGCCAAAAACCTCGACCACCAAGAACCGATCGCCAAAACCGACTTCAGCTTCCTGCCGAAACCTGCCAGGAGCAAACc GCTGACTGAGAGCCCCTATAAGGTGGTGTTGGAGCAGCTGGTGGGTCTGGAGCCTCCAGCAGTGAAGatcagtgaggaggaggaggaggaggagagccagGCGGTGCTTCAGCGCCCCCTGGAGATCTGTCTGAAGCACAGCACTGTCGACACCACAGATGCCTCCGCCTGCCCTCTGGTTCGACCGCAGGCCGGCGTGGCGGCGCTGCACGAGTACGCCGAGTGGATCACCGAACTGAACCACCAGCAGGGTGACGCAGACC cCCTCCTGGCTCATTGGGCCGAGGTCTGGACCTTGTGTGAGGCCTTGTGGGGCCGGCTGGGCCCCGCAGATCAGGAGCCGGACGTCGAGACGCACAGCGAGTATGAGCAGCAGCTGGAGAGGAGGCGGACCTTCTCGGCCTGGCTGTCCCGCGGAGCCACCtgcagggtggaggaggaggtggcgcTGGCGGGGAAGGGTCGCCACACAGAGGCCATCTTCAGCTACCTGACGGGAAACCGCATCAGTGAGGCGTGTCGACTCGCACAGAAGGAAG GAGACCACCGTCTGTCCCTGTTGCTGTCTCAGGCCATGGGCTCTCAGTACTGCCGGGACCTGCTGGCCCTCCAGCTGGCCGACTGGAACCGCATGCAGACCGACTGCTACCTGCCCGAAGAACGGCTGCGCATCTTCGCGCTGCTCGCCGGCAAACCT GTGTGGCAGTCGTCTGACTCCGTGGTGAACGTGTGCTCCGAGCTGGACTGGAAGCGCTGTGTGGCCGTCCACCTCTGGTTCATGTTGCCTCCCACCGCCTCCGTGGCCGACGCCCTCGCCAAATACGAAGCCGCCTTCCAG GGCTCATGTGAGGGGGGGAAGTACGCCTGCGCCCCCCTTCCTCCGTACCTGGAGGCGGAGCAGCCggacatggaggaggaggaggaggagtccaAACGGCCACTGCACGACCTCTGCTTCCACCTGCTCAAGCTCTACAGTGACAG ACACTAcagcctgcagcagctgttgGACCCTCTGACGGTCACCTGGGAGCGTCTGGATTACCGCCTGAGCTGGCACCTGTGGGGCGTCCTGCAGGCGCTGCACTACAGCCACCTGAGCGCCTCGCGGCAGGGACTCCTCCACGCCAGCTACGCCGCGCAGCTGGAGAGCGCCGGCCTCTGGCACATGGCCGTCTTCATCCTGCTGCACATCCCCGACCACCC TCAGCGGGAGCGAGCGGTGCGGGAGCTGCTGACCCTCCACTGCCCCCTGCAGGAGACGGACGAGTCGGTGCAGAGGGAGCGCTTCCTGACCGAGAGGCTGCTGATCCCGGAGCAGTGGATCCACGAGGCCAAGGCCGTCCGAGCCCGCCGAGACGCCGACAGACATCAGGAGGCCCTGCACCTGTATCGGGCCGGATACTGGAGCCAGTGTCACCGACTGCTGATCCAGCACCTGGCCTCAG ACTGCATCATCAACGACAACCACGACTACCTGCTGGAGTTCCTGGAGGGGCTGGCGGTCCCTGAACACAGCGCCACCATCCAGGACTGGGACACTGCAGGGAGGGTTTACCTGGACTACATCAGAGTCATAAAGACGCTGCAGGGAATCCAGCAG ATGGAGAACGCTGGTTACGAGCTGGAGCGTCTCTACACCGACGTGACGTCCCTGTGCAGCAGAATCGAGCTTCTGCCCTGCAGCACCGCCAGAGACCGGCTCGCCCAATCAG AAATGGCGAAGCGTGTGGCCAACATCCTGCGCGTGGTGCTGAGCCTGCAGCAGGGCGACGCGGCGTCCGACTCCCTCAGCATCCCGCTCGCCCAGCTGGCGCCGCACATCACCCGCCTGCCGATGCCGGAGGACTACACGCTGGAGGAGCTGCGAGGCCTCACGCAGTCGTACCTGCGGCAGCTCATCGTCAGCCAATGA
- the nup98 gene encoding nuclear pore complex protein Nup98-Nup96 isoform X3, protein MFNKSFGTPFGGGTGGFGTSSTFGQQNAGFGTTGGFGTSAFGATSNAGGLFGPTQNKPGGLFGSSTFSQPATSSTSTGFGFGAASGTSTSLFGSTGTGAAGGLFSQQNNAFGAAKPTSFGISLPPCPPGFGTSTSSGGLFGATNTTSNPFGGTASLFGGSGFSAAQQPGTTVKFNPPTGSDTMVKAGVTTSINTKHQCITAMKEYENKSLEELRLEDYQAGRKGPTNPMAAGTGSLFGPATATSSATTGLFGSSAPNASFSFGQNKSTFGPATAAGSFGTTAGGLFGQQPPQQAGSLFKPFGQATTTQSTGFSFGNTNTMGQTNTSSMGLFGNTAAAQPAGGLFGAAQTSTATGFGTATGLFGQTNTGFGNVATQQSLFGNKTAGFGTTTTSAPSFGTGTGTGLFGNKPALALGAGTNTSTFGFGANPAAGSLFGNKPATGGLGTGLGTSFGTAVGTGQMSLFGNNQNKLGATLGTMGTFGATGFNSGASTLGFGAPQQPVALTDPSAAAAQQAMLQQQLSGLAYSPYGDSPLFRNQLSDPKKKEERLKPTNPTAQKALTTPTHYKLTPRPATRVRPKALTSSGASKSQLFDGLDDDEPSLTNGAFVPRKSIKKLVLKNLNSSQYSSPINKETDDLASPSEYPQNGHSHMEEEEELREVPGPSSRADDDPEVTQFYVNPIAKPIPHGRAQTSLQDTICDLNMHKPARNGLELSSEDVSASLGEESLQEEREEEQQESQQSPHPAGIVLNRVGYYTIPSMEDLAEMVDENGECVVENFTVGRKGYGSIFFPGEVNVTGLNLDEIVHFRRKEVIVYPDDKNKPPEGEGLNRRAEVTLDGVWPNDKTTCTQIRSPERLAEMNYEGRLEKASRKQGARFLEYRPETGSWVFEVAHFSKYGLQDSDEEEDVPPKTDPKKLKTMMILPPSRLQQALHSSQQQAAPQAQSTVGVDHPGGVAELDSDMADITQSFPTESMLGGEDDSDLLAGEMDTTGGKLGGLIPAEHDGVSASSNIASSLGINPHTLQIMKASLFAEDEEESDMFQDPGAMKVAANVSSPRLVVPGAQSRHSVGGLLQARFTSGLLSQLSDSPRPPLSRASPAAAEPSRPLHWAGPGPSSFLLPPPTPEPSVRTVGVRRLGGPVPLKESVTRGKGSLLMDAGLFAGRSFRVGWGPGWTLAHCGHLLSSPLAKNLDHQEPIAKTDFSFLPKPARSKPLTESPYKVVLEQLVGLEPPAVKISEEEEEEESQAVLQRPLEICLKHSTVDTTDASACPLVRPQAGVAALHEYAEWITELNHQQGDADPLLAHWAEVWTLCEALWGRLGPADQEPDVETHSEYEQQLERRRTFSAWLSRGATCRVEEEVALAGKGRHTEAIFSYLTGNRISEACRLAQKEGDHRLSLLLSQAMGSQYCRDLLALQLADWNRMQTDCYLPEERLRIFALLAGKPVWQSSDSVVNVCSELDWKRCVAVHLWFMLPPTASVADALAKYEAAFQGSCEGGKYACAPLPPYLEAEQPDMEEEEEESKRPLHDLCFHLLKLYSDRHYSLQQLLDPLTVTWERLDYRLSWHLWGVLQALHYSHLSASRQGLLHASYAAQLESAGLWHMAVFILLHIPDHPQRERAVRELLTLHCPLQETDESVQRERFLTERLLIPEQWIHEAKAVRARRDADRHQEALHLYRAGYWSQCHRLLIQHLASDCIINDNHDYLLEFLEGLAVPEHSATIQDWDTAGRVYLDYIRVIKTLQGIQQMENAGYELERLYTDVTSLCSRIELLPCSTARDRLAQSEMAKRVANILRVVLSLQQGDAASDSLSIPLAQLAPHITRLPMPEDYTLEELRGLTQSYLRQLIVSQ, encoded by the exons ATGTTCAACAAGTCATTTGGTACTCCCTTTGGTGGAGGGACGGGGGGGTTCGGCACCTCATCGACCTTTGGTCAGCAAA ACGCAGGTTTTGGGACAACAGGAGGCTTTGGGACGTCTGCCTTCGGGGCCACCAGCAACGCTGGAGGACTGTTTGGTCCCACACAGAATAAACCTG GTGGTCTGTTTGGGTCCAGTACATTCAGCCAGCCGGCAACTTCCTCCACCAGCACCGGCTTCGGTTTTGGTGCGGCGAGCGGCACTTCGACCAGCCTGTTCGGCAGCACCGGAACGGGCGCCGCCGGCGGGCTCTTCTCCCAGCAGAACAATGCTTTCGGTGCCGCCAAACCCACCTCTTTTGGAA TCTCCCTCCCACCGTGTCCTCCAGGCTTTGGGACGAGCACCAGCAGTGGCGGGCTGTTTGGGGCAACCAACACCACCTCCAACCCTTTTGGTGGAACGGCCTCCCTTTTTGGAGGCTCGGGGTTCTCCGCCGCGCAGCAGCCGGGAACAACTGTAAAATTCAAC cctccaacaggaagtgacacaaTGGTGAAAGCAGGCGTGACCACGAGCATCAACACCAAGCACCAGTGCATCACAGCCATGAAGGAGTATGAGAACAAATCCCTGGAG GAGTTGAGGCTGGAGGACTACCAGGCGGGCAGGAAGGGCCCGACCAACCCGATGGCTGCGGGGACGGGCAGTCTCTTTGGACCGGCCACGGCCACGTCCAGTGCCACCACCGGCCTGTTCGGCTCCTCCGCTCCCAACGCCAGCTTCTCCTTCGGACAGAACAAGAGCACCTTCGGACCAGCAA CAGCTGCCGGCAGTTTCGGCACGACGGCAGGCGGTCTGTTCGGCCAGCAGCCCCCGCAACAAGCCGGCAGCCTCTTCAAGCCGTTCGGTCAGGCCACCACCACACAGAGCACCGGCTTCTCCTTCGGCAACACCAACACTATGGGACAGACCAACACCAGCAGCATG GGTTTGTTTGGGAACACGGCGGCGGCTCAGCCGGCGGGGGGGTTGTTCGGCGCTGCTCAGACGAGCACCGCCACCGGCTTTGGGACGGCCACCGGGCTGTTCGGCCAAACTAACACTGGATTTGGGAACGTCGCCACACAG CAGAGTTTATTCGGTAATAAGACGGCCGGGTTtggcaccaccaccaccagcgcCCCGTCCTTTGGCACCGGCACCGGCACCGGGCTGTTTGGCAACAAGCCCGCCCTCGCGCTGGGCGCTGGAACCAACACCTCCACCTTCG GTTTTGGTGCAAACCCCGCTGCAGGGAGTCTGTTTGGGAACAAGCCGGCCACTGGAGGACTGGGGACTGGACTGGGAACCAGCTTCGGAACAG CAGTGGGCACAGGACAGATGTCTCTGTTTGGGAATAACCAGAACAAACTGGGCGCCACGCTGGGAACGATGGGAACGTTCGGAGCGACTGGATTCAACAGCGGAGCCAGCACCCTGGGCTTTGGAGCTCCACAGCAACCCGTCG CGCTCACAGATCCGAGCGCGGCGGCCGCTCAGCAGGCCATgcttcagcagcagctcagcGGCCTGGCGTACTCGCCGTACGGAGACTCGCCGCTGTTCAGAAATCAGCTGTCGGACCccaagaagaaagaggag CGTCTGAAACCAACCAATCCGACGGCCCAGAAGGCTCTGACCACTCCCACTCACTACAAGCTGACCCCTCGACCTGCGACCAGAGTCCGCCCCAAAGCGCTGACGTCATCGGGGGCCTCCAAGTCGCAGCTCTTCGACGGCCTGGATGATGACGAGCCCTCGCTCACCAACGGAGCCTTCGTACCCAG GAAGAGCATCAAGAAACTTGTGCTGAAGAACCTGAACAGCAGTCAGTACAGCAGTCCAATCAACAAAGAGACAGACGACCTCGCCTCACCTTCGGAGTATCCGCAGAACGGACACAG TCatatggaggaggaggaggagctgagggaggTGCCGGGCCCCAGCAGCCGGGCAGACGACGACCCGGAGGTCACCCAGTTCTACGTCAACCCCATCGCCAAGCCGATCCCTCACGGGCGCGCCCAGACCAGCCTGCAGGACACCATCTGCGACCTCAACATGCACAAACCGGCCAGGAACGGGCTGGAG CTGAGCAGCGAGGACGTGTCAGCGTCTCTGGGGGAGGAGTctctgcaggaggagagagaggaggagcagcaggagtcCCAACAGTCTCCTCACCCAGCAG GCATCGTTCTGAACCGCGTCGGATATTACACCATCCCGTCTATGGAGGATCTGGCTGAGATGGTGGACGAAAACGGAGAGTGCGTGGTGGAGAACTTCACTGTTGGCAGGAAAG GCTACGGCTCCATCTTCTTCCCCGGCGAGGTGAACGTGACGGGGCTGAACCTCGACGAGATTGTCCACTTCAGACGCAAAGAGGTCATCGTGTACCCGGACGACAAAAACAAGCCGCCAGAGGGGGAGGGGCTTAACAG GCGGGCAGAGGTGACTCTGGACGGCGTTTGGCCAAACGACAAGACGACCTGCACTCAGATCAGGAGCCCCGAGCGTCTGGCTGAGATGAACTACGAGGGTCGGCTGGAGAAAGCCTCGCGCAAACAGGGAGCCCGTTTCCTGGAGTACAGACCTGAGACCGGATCCTGGGTGTTCGAG gtGGCCCATTTCTCCAAATATGGCCTCCAGGACTCTGACGAGGAGGAGGACGTCCCGCCCAAAACCGACCCCAAGAAGCTGAAGACGATGATGATCCTTCCTCCCTCCAGGCTGCAGCAGGCACTTCACTCCTCCCAGCAGCAGGCGGCGCCACAGGCTCAG tcCACTGTTGGCGTGGATCACCCGGGCGGCGTGGCGGAGTTAGACAGCGACATGGCCGACATCACCCAGAGCTTCCCGACAGAGAGCATGCTGGGAGGAGAGGATGACAGCGACCTGCTGGCGGGGGAGATGGACACGACGGGCGGGAAGCTCGGAGGTTTGATCCCTGCGGAGCACGACGGCGTCTCCGCGTCCAGCAACATAGCGTCCTCGCTGGGGATCAACCCGCACACCCTCCAG ATCATGAAGGCGTCTCTGTTTGctgaggacgaggaggagagcGACATGTTCCAGGATCCGGGAGCGATGAAGGTTGCCGCTAACGTCTCATCCCCTCGCCTCGTCGTGCCGGGAGCTCAGAGCCGACACTCCG tgggTGGTCTCCTTCAGGCTCGTTTTACCTCTGGCCTCCTCTCCCAGCTGTCGGACTCTCCCCGCCCTCCTCTGTCCCGGGCGTCTCCGGCAGCCGCCGAACCCTCCCGGCCGCTGCACTGGGCCGGGCCGGGCCCCTCATCCTTCCTGCTCCCCCCCCCAACTCCAGAGCCTTCGGTCAGGACGGTGGGCGTCCGGCGGCTGGGCGGCCCCGTCCCCCTCAAAGAGTCGGTCACTCGGGGGAAG GGGAGTTTGTTGATGGACGCTGGGCTGTTTGCGGGCCGTTCCTTTCGGGTGGGGTGGGGTCCCGGCTGGACGCTGGCACACTGCGGCCACCTGCTGAGCTCACCGCTGGCCAAAAACCTCGACCACCAAGAACCGATCGCCAAAACCGACTTCAGCTTCCTGCCGAAACCTGCCAGGAGCAAACc GCTGACTGAGAGCCCCTATAAGGTGGTGTTGGAGCAGCTGGTGGGTCTGGAGCCTCCAGCAGTGAAGatcagtgaggaggaggaggaggaggagagccagGCGGTGCTTCAGCGCCCCCTGGAGATCTGTCTGAAGCACAGCACTGTCGACACCACAGATGCCTCCGCCTGCCCTCTGGTTCGACCGCAGGCCGGCGTGGCGGCGCTGCACGAGTACGCCGAGTGGATCACCGAACTGAACCACCAGCAGGGTGACGCAGACC cCCTCCTGGCTCATTGGGCCGAGGTCTGGACCTTGTGTGAGGCCTTGTGGGGCCGGCTGGGCCCCGCAGATCAGGAGCCGGACGTCGAGACGCACAGCGAGTATGAGCAGCAGCTGGAGAGGAGGCGGACCTTCTCGGCCTGGCTGTCCCGCGGAGCCACCtgcagggtggaggaggaggtggcgcTGGCGGGGAAGGGTCGCCACACAGAGGCCATCTTCAGCTACCTGACGGGAAACCGCATCAGTGAGGCGTGTCGACTCGCACAGAAGGAAG GAGACCACCGTCTGTCCCTGTTGCTGTCTCAGGCCATGGGCTCTCAGTACTGCCGGGACCTGCTGGCCCTCCAGCTGGCCGACTGGAACCGCATGCAGACCGACTGCTACCTGCCCGAAGAACGGCTGCGCATCTTCGCGCTGCTCGCCGGCAAACCT GTGTGGCAGTCGTCTGACTCCGTGGTGAACGTGTGCTCCGAGCTGGACTGGAAGCGCTGTGTGGCCGTCCACCTCTGGTTCATGTTGCCTCCCACCGCCTCCGTGGCCGACGCCCTCGCCAAATACGAAGCCGCCTTCCAG GGCTCATGTGAGGGGGGGAAGTACGCCTGCGCCCCCCTTCCTCCGTACCTGGAGGCGGAGCAGCCggacatggaggaggaggaggaggagtccaAACGGCCACTGCACGACCTCTGCTTCCACCTGCTCAAGCTCTACAGTGACAG ACACTAcagcctgcagcagctgttgGACCCTCTGACGGTCACCTGGGAGCGTCTGGATTACCGCCTGAGCTGGCACCTGTGGGGCGTCCTGCAGGCGCTGCACTACAGCCACCTGAGCGCCTCGCGGCAGGGACTCCTCCACGCCAGCTACGCCGCGCAGCTGGAGAGCGCCGGCCTCTGGCACATGGCCGTCTTCATCCTGCTGCACATCCCCGACCACCC TCAGCGGGAGCGAGCGGTGCGGGAGCTGCTGACCCTCCACTGCCCCCTGCAGGAGACGGACGAGTCGGTGCAGAGGGAGCGCTTCCTGACCGAGAGGCTGCTGATCCCGGAGCAGTGGATCCACGAGGCCAAGGCCGTCCGAGCCCGCCGAGACGCCGACAGACATCAGGAGGCCCTGCACCTGTATCGGGCCGGATACTGGAGCCAGTGTCACCGACTGCTGATCCAGCACCTGGCCTCAG ACTGCATCATCAACGACAACCACGACTACCTGCTGGAGTTCCTGGAGGGGCTGGCGGTCCCTGAACACAGCGCCACCATCCAGGACTGGGACACTGCAGGGAGGGTTTACCTGGACTACATCAGAGTCATAAAGACGCTGCAGGGAATCCAGCAG ATGGAGAACGCTGGTTACGAGCTGGAGCGTCTCTACACCGACGTGACGTCCCTGTGCAGCAGAATCGAGCTTCTGCCCTGCAGCACCGCCAGAGACCGGCTCGCCCAATCAG AAATGGCGAAGCGTGTGGCCAACATCCTGCGCGTGGTGCTGAGCCTGCAGCAGGGCGACGCGGCGTCCGACTCCCTCAGCATCCCGCTCGCCCAGCTGGCGCCGCACATCACCCGCCTGCCGATGCCGGAGGACTACACGCTGGAGGAGCTGCGAGGCCTCACGCAGTCGTACCTGCGGCAGCTCATCGTCAGCCAATGA